The following are from one region of the Thermococcus cleftensis genome:
- a CDS encoding ABC transporter ATP-binding protein produces the protein MERTPIIEMKGIVKVYPDGTKALKGVDLTVYKGEILGLLGENGAGKTTLMKILFGMLHPTSGKILINGEEVRFRSPSDAIAHGIGMVHQHFTLVEVFDALHNIILGMEGHGLFSKIDVDKARQKLQRLMDDLNFQVPLDVPVEDLPVGVQQRIEILKMLYRDVDVLILDEPTAVLTPIEVEELFRVLRQLKEEGKTIIFISHKLNEVIELTDRVTVIRKGEVIGTVETKDATPQLLAKMMVGRDVVLRIEKPPKEPGEPILRVENLRVKGDRGEEAVKGLSFEVRAGEIFGIAGVEGNGQTELIEAISGLRKVEGGKVYLQGNDVTGKGPKELYDLGMAHIPEDRTHMGLILDMTVTENSVLGLHWRKKFQRFRGVIHWGKVREHARALIEQFDISAPGTEAPVKSLSGGNQQKLIVAREVSKEPVFIIAAQPTRGVDVASTEYIRNYLIRLRNEGKAVLLVSADLDEILQLSDRMGIIYEGEFMGIVKPEEVTTEEIGMMMGGIRYEEIRK, from the coding sequence ATGGAACGGACACCGATAATCGAGATGAAGGGAATCGTCAAGGTATATCCCGACGGCACGAAGGCCCTCAAGGGGGTTGATTTGACCGTTTACAAGGGCGAGATTCTGGGTCTCCTCGGCGAGAACGGTGCCGGAAAGACCACCCTTATGAAGATCCTCTTTGGAATGCTCCACCCCACCTCTGGTAAAATCCTTATCAACGGCGAGGAGGTTCGCTTCAGAAGCCCCTCCGATGCCATCGCCCACGGCATTGGTATGGTTCACCAGCACTTCACGCTCGTTGAGGTTTTCGACGCGCTTCATAACATAATCCTCGGAATGGAGGGTCACGGACTGTTTTCCAAGATAGATGTGGATAAGGCCCGGCAGAAGCTCCAGCGCCTGATGGACGACCTTAACTTCCAGGTCCCCCTCGACGTCCCCGTTGAGGACCTTCCCGTTGGAGTCCAGCAGAGGATAGAGATACTCAAGATGCTTTACCGCGACGTCGATGTCCTTATCCTGGACGAGCCCACCGCTGTTCTCACCCCGATAGAGGTCGAGGAGCTCTTCAGGGTTCTGAGACAGCTCAAGGAGGAGGGCAAGACGATAATCTTCATCAGCCACAAGCTCAACGAGGTCATCGAGCTGACGGATCGCGTTACCGTCATAAGAAAGGGCGAGGTCATAGGTACCGTTGAAACCAAAGATGCAACCCCCCAGCTCCTGGCCAAGATGATGGTCGGAAGAGACGTGGTTCTCAGGATAGAGAAGCCCCCCAAAGAACCGGGAGAGCCGATACTCCGCGTTGAGAACCTTAGGGTCAAGGGCGACAGGGGAGAAGAGGCAGTCAAGGGGCTGTCCTTTGAGGTTCGCGCGGGGGAGATATTCGGCATAGCCGGTGTTGAGGGCAACGGGCAGACGGAGCTCATCGAGGCCATCTCCGGACTCAGAAAGGTCGAGGGAGGGAAGGTCTATCTCCAGGGCAATGACGTCACGGGCAAGGGTCCGAAGGAGCTTTACGACCTTGGAATGGCCCACATACCCGAGGACAGGACGCACATGGGCCTTATCCTCGACATGACCGTCACGGAGAACTCGGTTCTGGGGCTCCACTGGAGGAAGAAGTTCCAGCGCTTCAGGGGAGTTATCCACTGGGGCAAGGTCAGGGAACACGCGAGGGCGCTGATAGAGCAGTTCGACATCTCGGCCCCCGGGACGGAGGCGCCGGTGAAGAGCCTGAGCGGTGGAAACCAGCAGAAGCTGATCGTCGCGAGGGAGGTCAGCAAGGAACCGGTGTTTATCATCGCCGCTCAGCCCACTAGGGGAGTAGATGTCGCATCGACCGAGTACATAAGGAACTATCTAATCAGGCTGAGGAACGAGGGCAAGGCCGTTCTGCTCGTCTCAGCTGACCTTGATGAGATCCTCCAGCTCAGCGACAGAATGGGGATCATCTACGAAGGTGAGTTCATGGGAATCGTGAAGCCCGAAGAGGTTACCACTGAGGAGATAGGAATGATGATGGGAGGTATCCGCTATGAGGAAATCAGGAAGTGA